AAATAATCTTTGCTTACAGTTCTAGTGCAATTTTTACCCAGGCTGCTGTTTTAGGAACTGATGGGTTTATTTCATTCCACAATCTTTAGGAGCAAAACTCCTCCAATTTAGCATCAACGAGGATACCGCAGGATGAGTGTAGCACACCAGAACCTGTAATCCATATCATATTTGTAGTGGAGGGACAAGAGGCACTAAATTTTGCCAATGCCTTCCAGTTCTTAGCACATATGCAAACTGCGATCATGGAATTCTCTCTCCTTGCAATAGCTTGAAGAGTTCTGTAGAGCTTGTGAATGCTGGAGATGAACTTGATTATTTTGCCCTTGGATTTGTTGCTCATCTTCCCATTTTTATCTAAATGGTTGCAAAGATGCTTGCCTATGGAACTGCTCTTGTATCATGTTGTTATTTGAAAATGTTTCCAGTAATTGTTTTCTATTTGACCAGCTAGGAAGCTTGCAACGGCAGACTGAATTGGGTTCTTCCAGGTTACTTTCATATATTAAGGTCTCTACTAGCGGGGACCACAGGCTAAGTCCTGGAAGGGAAGAAGGCAGCACTCAGAATCACTTTCTAATTGTCATGTTCATAGTTACTCCAATTTTATTAGTTGTTGCTAGTTTACTATGTTTTAAACTCTGGTACAGCCGAAAAAATAAAGGAGCGGTGGGACCTGTTCATGATGTCTTGGAAAGGGATAATGTCTCCTCTCAGAATTCCCTAGAAGAGGAAGATTTCCTGTAGAACTCATCTAACATGCCAATCCGCTTCAGTTTCAAAGAGCTTGAAATTGCTACTAACAACTTCTCTATGAAGCTTGGTTAGGGTGGATTTGGCTCCGTATACAAAGTTATCCTTCCACATGGGATACAGATTGCCATGAAGAAGCTGGAAGGAATTGGCCAGGG
This window of the Malania oleifera isolate guangnan ecotype guangnan chromosome 6, ASM2987363v1, whole genome shotgun sequence genome carries:
- the LOC131158742 gene encoding G-type lectin S-receptor-like serine/threonine-protein kinase SD2-5, with the protein product MVWSTNTASEGVTAMELQDLGNLVLLGNDAVAIWQSFSHPTNTLLPTQVFFFPNKMRLVSNPNNNYLSFYLELKSGDAVLYRGFQNPQPYWSLANDVKKIIHNTGEVISFSITYNSWVFFDQSQTVVCKIIFAYSSSAIFTQAAVLGTDGGGTRGTKFCQCLPVLSTYANCDHGILSPCNSLKSSVELVNAGDELDYFALGFLGSLQRQTELGSSRLLSYIKVSTSGDHRLSPGREEGSTQNHFLIVMFIVTPILLVVASLLCFKLWYSRKNKGAVGPVHDVLERDNVSSQNSLEEEDFL